A region from the Longimicrobium sp. genome encodes:
- a CDS encoding serine hydrolase domain-containing protein codes for MNAYGTLAVAGAAVLAASSANAQAPAIVHVSAPVAARAELPATPMGRLAQALLDAINSGDSARVRRWADTALSDAARRREPLASQTAFLQGIQSQSGGLDFVSVRGAGDPLRFDVRVRRTGRTAAMLLGGGGDRTPARAEGVGVTIVPAALEAWPTGALPDAEIRDAISQRVTAAARRDDFSGVVRVMKGGSVFYQQAFGEAERGFHVANNLETRFNIASMGKMFTAVAIAQLVEAGKLRFEDTLAKVLPEYPDAEAARKITIHELLTHSAGLGGFFDRPGYDRRKDYPTAMSLLDVFAREPLRYEPGTRSGYSNEGFVVLGAVIEKVSGENYYDYIRRHVYAPAGMTRTDAYAINDPVDNLAVGYGWFDDDPLGVNPRRPNWAFLGMRGTPCGGFYSTAGDMVRFAEALRGGRLVSAAMVERLTTAKDGLGEYGYGFQVKQENGHAIVGHDGGGASSGINSDLYWTRGGEWTVAVMGNYDAPAAQRVARGIIGFLAGQ; via the coding sequence ATGAACGCATACGGAACTCTCGCGGTCGCCGGTGCGGCCGTGCTCGCTGCCTCGTCCGCGAACGCGCAGGCGCCGGCGATCGTCCACGTGTCCGCGCCGGTGGCCGCGCGGGCGGAACTGCCGGCCACGCCGATGGGCCGGCTCGCGCAGGCGCTGCTGGACGCGATCAACAGCGGCGACAGCGCGCGCGTCCGGCGCTGGGCCGACACCGCGCTCTCCGACGCAGCGCGGCGGCGCGAGCCGCTGGCCAGCCAGACGGCGTTCCTGCAGGGCATCCAGTCGCAGAGCGGCGGGCTCGATTTCGTTTCCGTGCGCGGCGCGGGCGATCCGCTGCGCTTCGACGTGCGCGTGCGCCGCACCGGCCGCACGGCGGCGATGCTCCTGGGCGGCGGCGGCGACCGCACGCCGGCGCGCGCGGAGGGCGTCGGCGTCACCATCGTCCCCGCCGCGCTGGAGGCGTGGCCGACGGGAGCGCTCCCGGACGCGGAGATTCGCGACGCCATCAGCCAGCGCGTCACCGCGGCCGCGCGGCGCGACGACTTCTCGGGCGTGGTGCGGGTGATGAAGGGCGGCAGCGTCTTCTACCAGCAGGCGTTCGGCGAGGCGGAGCGCGGATTCCACGTCGCCAACAACCTGGAGACGCGCTTCAACATCGCGTCGATGGGAAAGATGTTCACCGCCGTGGCCATCGCCCAGCTGGTGGAGGCGGGGAAGCTGCGCTTCGAGGACACGCTGGCGAAGGTGCTGCCGGAGTACCCGGATGCCGAGGCCGCGCGGAAGATCACCATCCACGAGCTGCTGACGCACTCGGCCGGCCTCGGCGGCTTCTTCGACCGGCCGGGATACGACCGCCGGAAGGACTACCCCACCGCGATGTCGCTGCTGGACGTGTTCGCCCGCGAGCCGCTGCGGTACGAGCCGGGGACGCGGTCGGGATACAGCAACGAGGGCTTCGTCGTGCTCGGCGCGGTGATCGAGAAGGTGTCGGGGGAGAACTACTACGACTACATCCGCCGCCACGTGTACGCGCCCGCGGGGATGACGCGGACCGACGCGTACGCGATCAACGATCCCGTCGACAACCTGGCGGTGGGGTACGGCTGGTTCGACGACGACCCGCTGGGCGTGAACCCGCGCCGGCCGAACTGGGCGTTCCTGGGGATGCGGGGCACGCCGTGCGGCGGCTTCTACTCCACCGCGGGCGACATGGTGCGGTTCGCCGAGGCGCTGCGCGGCGGCAGGCTGGTGAGCGCGGCGATGGTGGAGCGGCTGACGACGGCCAAGGACGGGCTGGGCGAGTACGGCTACGGCTTCCAAGTGAAGCAGGAGAACGGCCACGCCATCGTGGGCCACGACGGCGGCGGCGCCTCGTCGGGCATCAACTCGGACCTGTACTGGACGCGCGGCGGCGAGTGGACCGTGGCGGTGATGGGGAACTACGACGCGCCCGCCGCCCAGCGCGTGGCCCGCGGCATCATCGGCTTCCTGGCAGGGCAGTAG
- a CDS encoding B3/B4 domain-containing protein, producing MKFFRGMRMMEITIDARIADAAPGLVLGCARAGVRTEPGGDALWAEMREAAREAAADPAEPAARPAIAATRELYRRLGKDPSRYRGSPEALLRRSRAGKELYRIHNVVDVINLVSLRTLLPIGLYDAAKVRPPVILRRGAPGEAYDGIGKEQLNLDGLPVLADAGGPFGSPTSDSRRTMVTGDTRQVVAVVFGVTGRAELEPAMEMLASLLRRHRAANDVETWFAGI from the coding sequence GTGAAATTCTTCAGGGGGATGCGGATGATGGAGATCACGATCGACGCGCGGATCGCGGACGCCGCGCCCGGGCTCGTCCTGGGCTGCGCGCGTGCCGGGGTGCGGACGGAGCCCGGCGGCGACGCGCTCTGGGCAGAGATGCGGGAGGCGGCGCGCGAGGCCGCCGCGGACCCGGCCGAGCCCGCCGCGCGGCCGGCGATCGCCGCCACGCGCGAGCTGTACCGGCGCCTGGGCAAGGACCCGTCGCGCTACCGCGGCTCGCCCGAGGCGCTGCTGCGGAGGTCGCGCGCGGGGAAGGAGCTGTACCGCATCCACAACGTGGTCGACGTCATCAACCTCGTCTCGCTGCGCACGCTCCTTCCCATCGGCCTGTACGACGCGGCGAAGGTGCGGCCGCCCGTCATCCTGCGCCGGGGCGCGCCGGGCGAGGCGTACGACGGCATCGGCAAGGAGCAGCTGAACCTGGACGGGCTTCCCGTGCTGGCCGACGCCGGCGGCCCGTTCGGCAGCCCCACCAGCGACAGCCGCCGCACGATGGTGACGGGCGACACGCGCCAGGTCGTCGCCGTCGTCTTCGGCGTCACCGGCCGCGCGGAGCTGGAGCCTGCGATGGAGATGCTCGCTTCCCTCCTCCGCCGCCACCGCGCCGCGAACGACGTCGAGACGTGGTTCGCGGGCATCTAA
- a CDS encoding patatin-like phospholipase family protein, with the protein MPAPDTPFSFNEAYLAELQALRPGKDGPGPFDDFPAEGFGDGSDASRDRRAANLRAIYTEVDQQLDGRDEAHRPLSALCFSGGGIRSATFNLGVLQALARFGVLGKFDYISSVSGGGYISGWLAAWRRRTPQAEVFRELSEKDPPPRPLAPEPKPLDHLREFSNFLTPRVGAVSVDLWTAVAIIVRNLLLNWLVLLPVLAALVALPQLCLLVVQVKPRPADLTWMVVLGLALGFVADLAAFWIRSSRLREESDQGGVPAATMTPSTVPKRRRWSVVSAALAPLWASCLVTVTAVIWATAPNGAPAESEAVLDYAFVWLLFSPLIAWAVSGLRFRLGSRSGRPFLPELVALVGSGSVAAILLVSLHRGASAWLAAHPALFVSLAVPAVLAVHLLAKTIFVGIGSVGEKRRRRASQPGGRDRYGLGDMDREWWARLSGWVLIAALIWLVSSLLVLAATPLLERLTAWIAAMGGISGAAVALLGKSGKTMSGRRDDTEGSRTKEMALTVAVPLFCACIVVLLALGTVALGRVFTGNPDLLGIPRSFSGSLGVVSFDQIVAFAVMMAGLFGFGALMAWAVNVNRFSLQAMYRNRLVRAYLGASNTSRDPDTFTGFDPHDDVPLHECRDERPLPVINAALNLVRGGESLAWQQRKAESFSMSPLFCGNFYDGYRRSEDYAGGIRLGSAVAISGAAANPNMGYHSSPAVTFLLTLLNARLGAWLGNTGSAGNRTFRFPGPVWALRPILSELFGRTDSKSRYVNLSDGGHFENLGVYEMVLRRCRYVVVSDAGQDPKATFDDLGNAIRKIRIDFRIPIDFEERIHISPREDLPTGMFCARARIRYSEVDGEDAADGVLLYVKPALYGRGKPVPYDVWSYAGASPLFPHESTADQWFDESQFESYRALGLHALTQIADGFQGGDLPAFFRAVDGYLKARVPAP; encoded by the coding sequence ATGCCCGCCCCCGACACCCCGTTCTCGTTCAACGAAGCCTACCTCGCGGAGCTGCAGGCGCTCCGCCCGGGGAAGGACGGCCCCGGCCCGTTCGACGATTTCCCGGCGGAAGGGTTCGGCGACGGATCGGATGCCTCGCGCGACCGCCGCGCCGCGAACCTTCGCGCGATCTACACCGAGGTGGACCAGCAGCTGGACGGGCGCGACGAAGCGCACCGGCCGCTCTCCGCGCTCTGCTTCTCGGGCGGCGGGATCCGCAGCGCCACCTTCAACCTGGGCGTGCTGCAGGCGCTGGCCCGGTTCGGCGTGCTGGGGAAGTTCGACTACATCTCGTCGGTCTCGGGCGGCGGGTACATCTCCGGGTGGCTGGCCGCGTGGCGCCGCCGCACCCCCCAGGCCGAGGTGTTCCGCGAGCTTTCCGAGAAGGACCCGCCGCCGCGCCCGCTGGCGCCCGAGCCCAAGCCGCTGGACCACCTGCGCGAGTTCTCGAACTTCCTGACCCCGCGCGTGGGCGCCGTGTCGGTGGACCTGTGGACGGCGGTGGCCATCATCGTCCGCAACCTGCTGCTGAACTGGCTGGTGCTCCTCCCGGTGCTGGCCGCCCTGGTCGCCCTTCCCCAGCTGTGCCTGCTGGTGGTGCAGGTGAAGCCGCGCCCTGCCGACCTCACGTGGATGGTGGTGCTGGGGCTGGCGCTGGGGTTCGTGGCCGACCTGGCCGCGTTCTGGATCCGCTCCTCGCGGCTGCGCGAGGAGTCCGACCAGGGCGGTGTGCCGGCGGCTACCATGACGCCTTCCACGGTGCCGAAGCGGCGGCGCTGGAGCGTGGTATCGGCCGCGCTGGCGCCGCTCTGGGCCTCGTGCCTGGTCACCGTGACCGCCGTGATCTGGGCCACGGCCCCCAACGGAGCGCCGGCGGAGAGCGAGGCGGTGCTCGACTACGCCTTCGTCTGGCTCCTGTTCAGCCCGCTGATCGCCTGGGCCGTGTCCGGGCTCCGCTTCCGGCTGGGCTCGCGCTCGGGGCGGCCCTTCCTCCCCGAGCTCGTGGCGCTCGTGGGGTCCGGATCGGTGGCGGCCATTCTGCTCGTCTCGCTGCACCGGGGCGCGTCCGCGTGGCTGGCCGCGCATCCCGCGCTCTTCGTCTCCCTCGCCGTTCCCGCCGTTCTCGCGGTGCACCTGCTGGCCAAGACGATCTTCGTGGGGATCGGCAGCGTGGGCGAGAAGCGCCGGAGGCGCGCGAGCCAGCCCGGCGGCCGCGACCGGTACGGGCTGGGCGACATGGACCGCGAGTGGTGGGCCCGGCTCTCGGGGTGGGTGCTGATCGCCGCGCTGATCTGGCTCGTGTCCAGCCTGCTGGTGCTGGCCGCCACGCCGCTGCTGGAGCGCCTGACGGCGTGGATCGCGGCCATGGGCGGGATCTCCGGCGCGGCCGTGGCGCTGCTGGGCAAGAGCGGCAAGACGATGTCGGGGCGGCGCGACGACACCGAGGGCTCCAGGACGAAGGAGATGGCGCTGACGGTCGCGGTCCCGCTCTTCTGCGCCTGCATCGTCGTCCTGCTGGCGCTGGGAACGGTCGCCCTGGGACGCGTGTTCACCGGCAACCCCGATCTCCTCGGCATCCCCCGCAGCTTCTCCGGCAGCCTGGGCGTGGTCTCGTTCGACCAGATCGTGGCGTTCGCGGTGATGATGGCGGGGCTGTTCGGGTTCGGCGCGCTGATGGCGTGGGCGGTGAACGTGAACCGCTTCTCCCTTCAGGCGATGTACCGCAACCGCCTGGTGCGGGCGTACCTGGGCGCGTCGAACACCAGCCGCGACCCGGACACCTTCACCGGCTTCGACCCGCACGACGACGTTCCCCTGCACGAGTGCCGCGACGAGCGGCCGCTCCCGGTCATCAACGCGGCGCTGAACCTGGTGCGCGGCGGAGAGAGCCTGGCCTGGCAGCAGCGCAAGGCCGAGTCGTTCTCCATGTCGCCGCTCTTCTGCGGGAACTTCTACGACGGCTACCGCCGCTCCGAGGACTATGCCGGCGGGATCCGGCTGGGGAGCGCGGTGGCCATCTCGGGCGCCGCGGCGAACCCCAACATGGGGTACCACTCCTCGCCCGCCGTCACCTTCCTGCTCACCCTGCTGAACGCGCGTCTGGGGGCGTGGCTGGGGAACACGGGGAGCGCGGGGAACCGCACCTTCCGCTTCCCCGGCCCGGTGTGGGCGCTCCGCCCCATCCTCTCCGAGCTGTTCGGCCGCACCGACTCGAAGAGCCGCTACGTGAACCTCTCCGACGGCGGCCACTTCGAGAACCTGGGGGTCTACGAGATGGTGCTGCGGCGCTGCCGCTACGTGGTGGTGAGCGACGCCGGGCAGGACCCCAAGGCCACCTTCGACGACCTGGGGAACGCCATCCGCAAGATCCGCATCGACTTCCGCATCCCCATCGACTTCGAGGAGCGCATCCACATCTCCCCGCGCGAAGACCTGCCGACGGGGATGTTCTGCGCCAGGGCGCGCATCCGCTACTCCGAGGTGGACGGCGAGGACGCGGCGGACGGCGTGCTGCTGTACGTGAAGCCGGCGCTGTACGGGCGCGGCAAGCCGGTGCCGTACGACGTGTGGTCGTACGCCGGCGCGTCGCCGCTCTTCCCGCACGAGTCCACCGCCGACCAGTGGTTCGACGAGTCGCAGTTCGAGAGCTACCGCGCGCTCGGCCTGCACGCGCTCACCCAGATCGCCGACGGCTTCCAGGGCGGCGACCTCCCCGCCTTCTTCCGCGCCGTCGATGGATATCTGAAGGCGCGCGTCCCCGCGCCCTGA
- a CDS encoding YifB family Mg chelatase-like AAA ATPase → MLATVTAGAVLGIDAFLVTIEADVSSGLPAFFLVGLPQGAVKEARERIIAAMGNSGYYLPPRRITLNLAPADVPKQGSAFDLPLAVGMLAGAGQMRSIDRLAGYMMVGELGLDGALRPVRGALPLAIAAKQAGFAGIVLPGHNVGEAAVVDGIDVRGATTLKEIVRFLEGSEELPQTTLDRDALFRAASAVEHDFADVKGQEHVKRALEVAAAGAHNILMVGPPGSGKTMLAQRLPGILPPLTFDEALETTKIHSVAGLLGGTKSLVATRPFRNPHTTISDAGLIGGGPHPRPGEVSLAHNGVLFLDELAEFRRNVLEVLRQPIEDAKVTLSRAAVSLTYPSRFMLVAAMNPCPCGHHGDTQRRCTCAPQQVQRYLGRVSGPLLDRIDLHVEVPAVRYRDLSDRRAGEPSDSIRARVTRAREVQRARFGDRGDVHANAHMTARDLREHCAIGDGGEALLRTAITRLGLSARAYHRVLKIARTIADLDGGGDISTAHVSEAIQYRSLDRASAAAAAAAAAG, encoded by the coding sequence ATGCTCGCCACCGTAACCGCCGGCGCCGTCCTGGGGATCGACGCGTTCCTGGTCACCATCGAGGCCGACGTGTCCAGCGGCCTTCCCGCCTTCTTCCTGGTCGGCCTCCCGCAGGGCGCCGTGAAGGAGGCCCGCGAGCGCATCATCGCCGCGATGGGGAACAGCGGCTACTACCTCCCCCCGCGCCGCATCACGCTGAACCTGGCCCCGGCCGACGTGCCCAAGCAGGGGAGCGCGTTCGACCTCCCGCTCGCGGTGGGGATGCTCGCCGGCGCGGGGCAGATGCGCTCGATCGACCGCCTCGCCGGGTACATGATGGTCGGCGAGCTGGGGCTGGACGGCGCGCTCCGCCCCGTCCGCGGCGCGCTCCCGCTGGCGATCGCCGCGAAGCAGGCCGGGTTCGCGGGGATCGTCCTCCCCGGCCACAACGTGGGCGAGGCGGCGGTGGTGGACGGCATCGACGTGCGCGGCGCCACCACGCTGAAGGAGATCGTCCGCTTCCTCGAAGGCTCCGAGGAGCTGCCGCAGACCACGCTCGACCGCGACGCGCTCTTCCGCGCCGCGTCCGCCGTCGAGCACGACTTCGCGGACGTGAAGGGGCAGGAGCACGTGAAGCGCGCGCTGGAGGTGGCCGCGGCGGGCGCGCACAACATCCTTATGGTCGGGCCGCCGGGCTCGGGAAAGACGATGCTGGCGCAGCGCCTCCCCGGCATCCTCCCGCCGCTCACCTTCGACGAGGCGCTGGAGACGACGAAGATCCACTCCGTCGCCGGGCTGCTGGGCGGCACGAAGTCGCTCGTCGCCACGCGCCCCTTCCGCAATCCCCACACGACCATCTCGGACGCGGGGCTGATCGGCGGCGGCCCGCATCCCCGCCCCGGCGAGGTGTCGCTCGCGCACAATGGCGTGCTCTTCCTGGACGAGCTCGCCGAGTTCCGCCGCAACGTCCTCGAGGTCCTCAGGCAGCCGATCGAGGACGCGAAGGTGACGCTGTCCCGCGCCGCCGTCTCCCTCACCTACCCCTCGCGCTTCATGCTGGTCGCGGCGATGAACCCGTGCCCCTGCGGCCATCACGGCGACACGCAGCGGCGGTGCACCTGCGCGCCGCAGCAGGTGCAGCGCTACCTCGGCCGCGTCTCCGGGCCGCTGCTGGACCGCATCGACCTGCACGTGGAGGTGCCCGCCGTCCGCTACCGCGACCTGTCCGACCGGCGCGCGGGCGAGCCCAGCGATTCCATCCGTGCGCGCGTCACCCGGGCGCGCGAGGTGCAGCGCGCGCGCTTCGGCGACCGCGGCGACGTGCACGCCAACGCGCACATGACCGCGCGCGACCTGCGCGAGCACTGCGCCATCGGCGACGGCGGCGAGGCGCTGCTGCGGACGGCCATCACCCGCCTGGGGCTCAGCGCCCGCGCCTACCACCGCGTGCTCAAGATCGCCCGCACCATCGCCGACCTGGACGGCGGCGGCGACATCTCCACCGCGCACGTGAGCGAAGCCATCCAGTACCGCTCGCTCGACCGCGCATCGGCCGCGGCTGCCGCGGCGGCGGCGGCCGGGTGA